A DNA window from bacterium contains the following coding sequences:
- a CDS encoding MXAN_5187 C-terminal domain-containing protein, translating to GEYLATEPLHEQRYLQQFYEAYRHQRERAGESVVKLTPEGFQKTLADRIAQIKREQRCESVLVRVVSENGRTRIVAKPFRRGGGTPGAGE from the coding sequence CGGCGAGTACCTCGCCACCGAGCCGCTGCACGAGCAGCGCTACCTGCAGCAGTTCTACGAGGCCTACCGCCACCAGCGCGAGCGGGCGGGCGAGTCCGTCGTGAAGCTCACGCCCGAGGGCTTCCAGAAGACCCTCGCCGACCGGATCGCGCAGATCAAGCGCGAGCAGCGCTGCGAGTCCGTGCTCGTGCGGGTCGTCTCCGAGAACGGGCGCACCCGCATCGTGGCCAAGCCGTTCCGCCGCGGGGGCGGGACGCCGGGGGCGGGGGAGTGA